The Streptomyces sp. NBC_00224 genome contains the following window.
TCGATCCCCTTAGCGTGGGAGCACCGTCTTCGACAGGACAGACGGAAACGAGCGGGGCCCGCGGTCACTTCGCACGTACGCGGGCCCCGCTCACCGGGCGGAAGTGCGCGTAGGCATCCGGGGTCAGGGGGCTGCCGTGTGGAGACGGTCACTCATCGAGGGTCAGGTTGGCGTTCCGTCTGCTCGTCGTAGGGCAGCAGGTCGCTCGCTCTGCGTTCCATCAGGACTGGCAGATAGGTACGTACGCGCGCGTACCTGAGCTCGTCGTACGCCGTCTGTACGGAACTTTGCACCAGACCGGCGTCGAGCCGGGGGTGCGCCGTCATCAGCCGCTCGGCGACATGGCGGATGGTAAGGGCATCCTCCGATTCCACCTTCATGGGCCTCAGCTCTCCTTCTGGATCGCGTTCTCTCAGTTTCGCGGAGCGACCTTCAGTCGGGAAGTCGTTCTTCCGCCGCTCTGAGCGGCCGTCGGCAGGACCCAACGCCTGGAAGCACGTACACGATCCGGTCGATCGAGCGGACCAGTGCCCAGCGCACCGGCATGGGCGACGAACGCCGGATGCACCGGCTGCGGCAGCACCAGGGCGTCATCGTCGCGCGGCAACCGAAGGAACCCGGCGTCACCCGGCCGGATACGGCAGCAGCTCCTTGTCCGTCTTCTCCCACGACGCCTTCAACTCGCCAAGGAGCTTCGGCTCGTCCACGGCCCGGTCGGCCTGCTCCCGCCGGTCCTCGGCCAGGTTGAACAGCTGGTCCTGACCGCCCTTGCCCCGGTAGTACTTCCAGTCCCCGCGCCGCAGCGCCCGCTCCCCGCGCACGCGCCAGAACAGCTCGCGCTCGGCGAGCTGCTCGCCCTTCAGCAGATAGGGGGCAAGGCTCGTCCCGTCCAGCTTGTACGCCGGATGCGGCCGCGCCCCGCCGATCTCCAGGAGCGTCGCGGTCCAGTCCGGGGTGAAGACCGGCTCATGGCTGACCTGCCCGCCGTCAAGGCGCGCGGGCCACCGCACGATGGTCGGCACGCGGATGCCGCCTTCCTGCAGCGAGGACTTGTTGCCCGACAGGGGCCAGTTGTACGAGAAGCGCTCACCGCCGTTGTCCGAGGCGAAGAACACGAGGGTGTCCCGCTCCTGCCCGGACTTCTTCAAGGCGCGCAGCACTTCACCGATCGACCGGTCCAGGTCCTGCACCATCTCCGTGTACTTCTCGACGGAGCCACCGTCCTGGTGCCAGAGCGCACCCTTCTGGCCCGCCTTGATCCTGCGTACGATCTCGGCGCTCTCCTCCTCGTCCCCCTCCGCGATCCAGGGCCAGTGCGGGGTGGTGAAGTTGAGGTTGAGCAGCCACGGCTGATCGCCGTGGTCCCGCTGGACGTACTCACTGGCGCGCTCGGTGAGGATGCGCGTGTAGTAGCGCAGATCCTTGTACGCGGCATCCCCCTCTCGTACGTCACCTTCGTACAGGTCGTACTCTCCGCCGAGCCCCAGCTTCGAGTAGTACTCAAGAGCCCCGCCGAAGTTCCCGAAGAACTCGTCCCAGCCCGACTTCGTGGGCGAGTAGTCCGGCAGATACCCGCAGTGCCACTTGCCGATGAGCGCGGTCGCGTAGCCCGCGTCGCGCAGCAGCGAGGCCAGTGTGGGATGCGTCGGTTCGAGCCCGACGGACTTGTCCGCGATCGGCTCCGCGAGACCGCCCTTCGTACGCCCCGGCAAGCGCCCCGTGTACAGGCTGAACCGCGTCGGCGAGCAGGTCGCGGACCCGGAGTAGGCATCCGTGAACCGCACTCCCTGCCGCGCGAGCCGGTCCAGGTTCGGGGTCTTGATGTGCGGGGCGCCATAGGAGGAGAGATCGGCCCAGCCGAGATCGTCGCCGAGGATGAAGAGGATGTTGGGCCGATTGGCCCGCCGGTGCGGCGCAGCCTTGAACGGCCTTTCCTCCAGCGGAACTTGGGCCTGGGCATCGACGGCGGACAGGCCGATGCCGGCGGCGGTGGCGCCCGCCGCGACGGCACCACCGAAGGCGCGCCGGGACAGCTTGGATTCGAACGAGGACACAGTGCGCTCCTGAGCAGGGCACGGCGCACCACGGCGTCACATACCCGGAGAGAGTCGAGAGGGGGTCGGTTCAGGCAGCGCGGCGACAGATGGCGCTCGCGACACGGACCAGGTCGACGTGGCGGCGCTCCACAAGCGTGACCGTCGGATCACTGGGCGGCTGCATGGGCCAGGAGCCTCGTCGAGGAGCTGTGTACCTGTCAACGAAAAGGCCCGCCTGTTCACAAGGGCTTCGTACTCCGGATCCGCAAGGGGCTTCGTATCGCAGCAGCCCACCAAGGCCACATACTCCCGACGCCCCCCTCACCGCAACATCTGAACGATCACACACCGTCGTGACCCATTAATGGCAAAGGCCTAATGAGCCGAGTTGCCGGTCCCTGGGTTGCGTGAAACGCTGGCAACAGTATCCGAATGCCCGGATCGGAGGATTCCGATGCGCCTCGGACCATTGACCGGCCTGGTGGCCGTTGTTCTGATTGCCGTCGCTTTCGGTATGGGTGGCGATACGCCGGATGTCGGGGATTCCGGGCCGCAGGTCAAGCTGTTCTTCCAGGAGCACGACACACAGCAGGCGGTTTCCGTATATCTGCTGGTCCTGGCGGGAGTCTTCCTGGTTTTCTTCGCCGGTAGTCTTCGGCACCACCTCGCCGAGTCCGACCGGCACGGTTGGCTGCCCCAAGTCGCTTTTGCCGGAGGGATATTGTCGGCCGGGGGTTTCTGGGTCGCCTCGGGCGTGACGCTCGCGCTGATCGACGCAAGCGACGAACAGAGAGTCGGCGGTCCGGCCCTCCAGGCCATGAATGCCATCGGCAACGACCTCTTCATTCCCTTCGTCGGCGGAATCGGCCTCATGGTGCTCGCCGCCGGCCTGGGCACGGCACACAGCGGAACCCCATTGCCGCGCTGGCTGGGCTGGGCCGGAATCGTGCTCGGCGTGCTGGTGTTCATCCCCTGGGTCGGCTTCTTCGCCTTCCTCGCGTCGGGGTTGTGGATCATCGTCGCCAGTGTGCTGCTCGCCCGGCGGCCGAATGTCCCGGACACCGCGAGCACCCCGAACGTGTCGACATCCTGATCCTCTCGCGCCCAACACCCCGGCCCTGCCCGGCCGTTGCCCTGCTGCCGATCACCAACCCCTCCAGAAGGACAGGGGCCGGTCATACCCTCCGCCCCCCCTTTTGCCTCGCGCCCGTGTGCCTCCCGGCATGTTGCCGTCGCTATCAGGGGGTGGCTCCAGCCACTTCCCCATGAGGCCGACAAGCTCCTTCCGCAGCATTGGTGCGCACCCCCACGGTGGAGGAGTGATGCCTTGCACATGGGAGGTGAGGGGCATGTCAGCAGCGCCGTACACGCAGCCGAACGGCCACTCACGGGGGGCGGGACGGGTCTCCGTCCTGCACGGGTGGCTGCGTTCACTGAGCCAAGAGGCTCCGGAAGTGGATACGGCCGTGACGACCTGTCTGGTCTGGGTCGCCGGCGTCCTGGTGGAGATCGCGGGGGACGTGGCG
Protein-coding sequences here:
- a CDS encoding three-helix bundle dimerization domain-containing protein, with the protein product MKVESEDALTIRHVAERLMTAHPRLDAGLVQSSVQTAYDELRYARVRTYLPVLMERRASDLLPYDEQTERQPDPR
- a CDS encoding sulfatase translates to MSSFESKLSRRAFGGAVAAGATAAGIGLSAVDAQAQVPLEERPFKAAPHRRANRPNILFILGDDLGWADLSSYGAPHIKTPNLDRLARQGVRFTDAYSGSATCSPTRFSLYTGRLPGRTKGGLAEPIADKSVGLEPTHPTLASLLRDAGYATALIGKWHCGYLPDYSPTKSGWDEFFGNFGGALEYYSKLGLGGEYDLYEGDVREGDAAYKDLRYYTRILTERASEYVQRDHGDQPWLLNLNFTTPHWPWIAEGDEEESAEIVRRIKAGQKGALWHQDGGSVEKYTEMVQDLDRSIGEVLRALKKSGQERDTLVFFASDNGGERFSYNWPLSGNKSSLQEGGIRVPTIVRWPARLDGGQVSHEPVFTPDWTATLLEIGGARPHPAYKLDGTSLAPYLLKGEQLAERELFWRVRGERALRRGDWKYYRGKGGQDQLFNLAEDRREQADRAVDEPKLLGELKASWEKTDKELLPYPAG
- a CDS encoding putative leader peptide; amino-acid sequence: MQPPSDPTVTLVERRHVDLVRVASAICRRAA